Proteins encoded by one window of uncultured Ilyobacter sp.:
- a CDS encoding ATP-dependent 6-phosphofructokinase yields the protein MKKRVLVVTGGGDCPGLNAVIRAIVKRASQEKDWEVVGSIQSFNGVLKEPEEIVILDKKAVAGIHFRGGTIIGTTNKGGPFAWPVKKEDGTWTTEDRSDKMIEKIKELGIEAVISIGGDGSQKISYELYKKGLNIVGVPKTIDNDLFSTDYTFGFQTAVQIATESVDKLVTTAASHNRVLIMEVMGRDAGWIALHSSVGGGADVCIIPEIPYDPDKIVKRLRERFDNGKGFALIVISEGAKKVGGEVYSRKSSEVGYENPMLGGVAYKLADELKKAGCEEDIRVTVLGHLQRGGTPVAFDRVLATEFGVKAFELVLNKEYGKMVSVKNSKITSVPIEEAISNYKFVGKNSYLVHTGRSVGICFGD from the coding sequence ATGAAAAAAAGAGTGTTGGTAGTTACTGGTGGGGGAGATTGTCCCGGGCTCAATGCAGTAATAAGAGCCATTGTAAAAAGGGCGTCCCAGGAAAAAGATTGGGAAGTGGTTGGTAGCATACAGTCCTTTAATGGAGTTTTAAAAGAGCCTGAAGAGATAGTTATCTTAGACAAGAAAGCTGTTGCAGGGATACATTTCAGGGGAGGAACTATAATAGGGACGACAAACAAAGGAGGCCCCTTCGCATGGCCTGTAAAAAAAGAAGATGGGACATGGACAACTGAGGACAGATCAGATAAGATGATTGAAAAAATCAAGGAGCTAGGTATAGAGGCGGTAATAAGTATAGGGGGGGATGGTTCACAAAAGATATCATATGAACTTTATAAAAAAGGGCTGAACATAGTAGGAGTTCCAAAGACTATTGACAATGACCTTTTCTCTACAGATTATACATTTGGCTTTCAGACTGCTGTGCAGATTGCCACAGAATCGGTGGATAAGCTTGTAACAACGGCTGCGAGTCATAACAGGGTGCTTATAATGGAAGTTATGGGAAGGGATGCAGGTTGGATAGCCCTTCACTCCTCTGTAGGAGGAGGAGCAGATGTGTGTATTATACCTGAAATACCATATGATCCAGATAAAATTGTAAAAAGGCTCAGGGAAAGATTTGACAATGGAAAGGGATTTGCACTCATTGTCATATCAGAAGGAGCCAAAAAAGTCGGTGGGGAGGTATACAGCAGAAAAAGCAGCGAGGTCGGTTATGAAAACCCCATGCTAGGTGGTGTAGCTTATAAACTGGCAGATGAACTGAAAAAAGCAGGATGTGAAGAAGATATAAGAGTTACTGTACTAGGTCATCTTCAGAGAGGTGGGACACCTGTGGCCTTTGACAGGGTTCTTGCCACTGAGTTTGGTGTAAAGGCCTTTGAACTGGTTCTAAATAAGGAGTATGGTAAGATGGTGTCGGTAAAAAATTCTAAAATAACATCTGTACCTATCGAGGAAGCCATATCAAATTATAAATTTGTGGGAAAAAACTCTTATTTAGTGCATACTGGAAGGTCGGTAGGGATATGTTTTGGAGATTAA
- a CDS encoding manganese efflux pump MntP family protein, protein MTFSTLFFISVGLAMDAFAVSLTEGMALKKNHINHIFRVAFVFGIFQALMPLLGWFIGGLFYDKISKYEHWVAFGLLAFVGIKMLLEARENQNCETKGKCDVSSNIILLGIATSIDALAVGFSFSLLPGLNIYSTIFVIGIVTFIISSAGVYMGSKAGQFLGYKAEYAGGFILIGMGCKILFEHIA, encoded by the coding sequence ATGACTTTCTCAACTCTTTTTTTTATCTCCGTAGGTCTAGCGATGGACGCCTTTGCTGTCTCTCTTACTGAAGGAATGGCCTTGAAGAAAAACCATATAAATCATATTTTTAGAGTTGCTTTTGTCTTCGGGATTTTCCAGGCTCTTATGCCTCTTTTAGGATGGTTTATAGGGGGATTATTTTATGACAAGATTTCAAAATATGAACATTGGGTCGCCTTTGGACTTCTGGCTTTTGTTGGGATAAAAATGCTCCTAGAAGCCAGGGAAAATCAAAACTGTGAAACTAAAGGAAAATGTGATGTTTCTTCAAATATTATACTACTAGGTATAGCAACCAGTATTGATGCCTTAGCAGTAGGGTTTTCATTTTCTCTTCTTCCAGGATTAAATATCTATTCTACAATTTTTGTCATTGGAATTGTCACCTTTATTATCTCCTCTGCTGGTGTATACATGGGAAGTAAAGCTGGACAATTTTTGGGCTACAAGGCCGAATATGCGGGGGGCTTTATCTTAATCGGAATGGGATGTAAAATATTATTCGAACACATAGCATGA
- a CDS encoding nitroreductase family protein, whose translation MEFEKLLKERRSATFFDKNKELADNLIKEIIDLATLAPSAFNTQPWEVIIVKSTEARKELYEKACNQPKVLEAPVTIAIIGKKNGYKRDNPIWDEKIKNKILDNESLKAYMDMCENTIYNSDIKKNAYAVRNASLFAMTLMLVAKSKGVSTHPMIGFSEEAVKELYSISEDKVVVMLISMGYFNEEKKLFPREKRFSFDKISKVY comes from the coding sequence ATGGAATTTGAAAAATTATTAAAAGAAAGAAGATCTGCAACTTTTTTTGATAAAAATAAAGAGCTTGCTGATAATCTTATAAAGGAAATTATAGATCTGGCAACCTTAGCTCCATCAGCATTCAACACCCAGCCATGGGAGGTAATAATAGTAAAATCCACAGAAGCCCGGAAAGAACTATATGAAAAAGCATGCAATCAGCCAAAAGTTTTAGAGGCTCCCGTTACTATTGCTATAATAGGCAAAAAAAATGGATACAAAAGGGATAATCCCATATGGGATGAAAAAATAAAAAATAAAATTCTAGACAATGAATCTCTAAAGGCTTATATGGATATGTGTGAAAATACCATTTATAACAGTGATATCAAAAAAAATGCCTATGCTGTGAGAAATGCCTCTTTATTTGCCATGACACTTATGCTTGTAGCAAAATCTAAAGGGGTGTCTACCCATCCTATGATAGGTTTCAGCGAAGAGGCTGTAAAAGAACTTTATTCTATCTCTGAAGATAAGGTTGTGGTAATGCTTATTTCAATGGGATACTTCAATGAAGAAAAAAAACTTTTTCCAAGAGAGAAGAGATTCTCTTTCGACAAAATTTCAAAAGTATACTAA
- a CDS encoding RnfABCDGE type electron transport complex subunit D, with the protein MFQKQIMMRKVMYSLIPIFILSIYLYGLKALGLIVVSFFFGIVTEYLFLKKRNKKITEAVLVTCALYSLSMPPGIPLWIAAVGIIFGVSMGKMAYGGFGRNIFNPAITGRLFIYIAFPNMVNKWLIPGNFGLTDGTAGATPLEILRNGGIPKITDLLLGTRPGSLGESSGILILVASLYLLYTKTASWRSMGATLTGYFMVQALLFYFNLGANPLYGIFSGSLLFISVFMVTDPVSSPKKNNSLFAYGLLIGMSVALIRTFSLFPEGTSFAILLGNTFAPLMDEIIGKAKVREVKS; encoded by the coding sequence GTGTTTCAAAAACAAATCATGATGAGAAAAGTAATGTACTCACTCATACCCATTTTTATTCTGTCCATTTATTTATACGGACTCAAAGCTTTAGGCTTAATTGTTGTTTCTTTTTTCTTTGGAATAGTCACCGAATATCTTTTCCTCAAAAAAAGAAATAAAAAAATAACCGAAGCTGTTCTTGTGACATGTGCCTTATATTCCCTATCCATGCCACCGGGAATTCCTCTTTGGATTGCTGCTGTTGGGATAATATTCGGAGTCTCTATGGGGAAAATGGCTTACGGTGGTTTTGGGCGCAATATATTTAACCCAGCTATTACAGGGAGACTTTTCATATATATAGCTTTCCCCAACATGGTAAATAAATGGCTTATCCCTGGTAATTTTGGACTAACAGATGGAACCGCTGGTGCAACCCCCCTTGAAATTTTAAGAAACGGAGGAATTCCAAAGATAACAGATCTTCTTTTGGGGACTAGGCCTGGTTCACTAGGTGAAAGTTCTGGAATCCTAATACTGGTTGCTTCACTGTATCTCCTCTACACCAAAACGGCCAGCTGGAGATCTATGGGAGCAACTTTGACCGGTTATTTTATGGTTCAAGCACTTTTATTCTACTTTAACTTAGGCGCTAACCCCCTATACGGTATTTTTTCGGGAAGCCTCCTCTTTATATCGGTATTCATGGTAACTGATCCGGTTTCATCCCCTAAAAAAAATAATTCTCTTTTTGCCTATGGTCTCCTAATAGGTATGTCCGTTGCTCTTATAAGAACTTTTTCCCTTTTCCCAGAGGGAACTAGTTTCGCAATTCTCCTAGGAAATACATTTGCACCTTTAATGGATGAAATTATAGGGAAAGCAAAGGTCAGAGAGGTGAAGTCATGA
- a CDS encoding NADH:ubiquinone reductase (Na(+)-transporting) subunit D, with the protein MNTAKNLAKENMWSNNPVFVQILGICSTLAVTNNLTNTFIMTVSVIFVTAFSNLSVSTLKNYIPRKVRMIVQTLIIAFFVIIVDIMLRAYLPDISKALGPYVGLIITNCIIMGRAEAFAQSNPPLISFWDGITSGIGYMWVLMIVAFFRELLGFGTLFGIQILSSEFTPWTIMVMAPSAFFILGILIWVVKTNMMRQDEKKEIPLKQTN; encoded by the coding sequence TTGAATACCGCTAAAAATTTGGCCAAGGAAAATATGTGGAGCAATAACCCTGTTTTTGTTCAGATATTGGGTATCTGCTCTACCCTCGCAGTTACCAACAATCTCACCAATACCTTCATTATGACTGTGTCGGTTATTTTTGTGACTGCTTTCAGTAATTTATCAGTTTCAACTCTAAAAAATTATATCCCCAGAAAGGTGAGAATGATCGTCCAGACTCTTATTATCGCATTTTTCGTAATAATAGTAGATATAATGCTGAGAGCTTATCTTCCAGATATAAGCAAAGCTCTCGGGCCATATGTAGGTCTAATTATTACCAATTGTATTATAATGGGCCGGGCTGAAGCTTTTGCCCAGTCAAACCCTCCCCTTATCTCTTTTTGGGATGGTATAACTTCTGGTATAGGTTATATGTGGGTACTTATGATCGTAGCTTTTTTTCGTGAGCTTTTGGGATTTGGAACCTTGTTTGGAATACAAATCTTAAGCAGTGAATTTACCCCTTGGACTATTATGGTAATGGCTCCTAGTGCATTTTTTATCCTTGGTATTCTCATATGGGTAGTCAAGACAAATATGATGAGACAGGATGAAAAAAAAGAAATTCCCCTAAAACAAACTAATTAA
- a CDS encoding MetQ/NlpA family ABC transporter substrate-binding protein, which translates to MKKTTFLGIFILFFTVSSAKFLFFKDDESKTTLRVGVASNSNSEIFNFIKNNFKDEEFELEIVHYSDYIQANIDLLEDVIDVNYSQNKDFLNLYNTEHNTNIVSYGDIYFERMGIYSKKYSSIKEFKNIVIAIPNIESDKVRALKLLETTGLIRLNDEYQILENPRNIRLLEISPKYLLRVMEQADAIIAKENEIFQRDDDSLENSLYLEEYNEKYINVLAGKYKSKKKKQIKRLYQLLKSSEVKHMIGKKYKRIII; encoded by the coding sequence ATGAAAAAAACAACTTTTTTAGGAATTTTTATTTTGTTTTTTACTGTTTCTAGTGCCAAATTTTTATTTTTTAAAGATGATGAAAGTAAAACAACTCTGAGGGTAGGAGTTGCTTCTAACTCTAATTCAGAAATTTTTAACTTTATAAAGAATAATTTTAAAGATGAAGAATTTGAGCTTGAAATCGTGCACTACTCAGACTATATTCAGGCTAATATCGATCTTTTAGAGGATGTCATAGATGTAAATTATTCCCAAAATAAAGATTTTTTAAATTTATATAATACCGAACACAACACCAATATTGTTTCCTATGGGGATATATATTTTGAAAGAATGGGGATATATTCAAAAAAATATAGCAGCATAAAAGAGTTTAAAAATATTGTCATCGCAATTCCAAACATTGAAAGCGATAAGGTTCGAGCTCTAAAACTTCTAGAAACTACGGGTCTAATAAGGTTGAATGACGAATATCAAATTTTGGAAAACCCCAGAAATATAAGGCTTTTAGAAATCAGTCCCAAATATCTGCTAAGAGTAATGGAACAGGCAGATGCAATAATTGCAAAGGAAAATGAGATTTTTCAAAGAGATGATGATTCTCTTGAAAACTCACTATATCTGGAAGAATACAATGAGAAATACATAAATGTTCTTGCTGGAAAATATAAAAGCAAGAAAAAAAAGCAGATAAAAAGGTTATATCAACTATTAAAGTCAAGTGAAGTTAAGCATATGATTGGTAAAAAATATAAGAGAATTATTATCTGA
- a CDS encoding peptidylprolyl isomerase yields MKRLFTFTALVMAVFLMSGCSYLKKMDNEMNAVKYNDIRATFVTSQGEINFYLYPEAAPVTVVNFINLAQRGYYDNNKIHRAVDNFIVQAGDPTETGTGGPGYTIPDEIVGWLDFYQQGMLAMANAGPGTGGSQYFLTLYPADWLNGKHTIFGEYVADKDFEIMKKLEYGDIIKEIKFTGDIDFLLSLYKDDIEKWNSILDEGFPNLKKYPIKNPEEFGGQAAQYRAELEKIYAVKEKETKEKKESFIPRFLRSVEKKFKVEKSDNENLSGETDAIDPNIE; encoded by the coding sequence ATGAAAAGATTATTTACATTTACAGCCCTTGTAATGGCAGTATTTTTGATGAGTGGGTGCTCATATTTGAAAAAAATGGATAATGAAATGAATGCAGTGAAATATAATGATATAAGAGCCACTTTTGTAACCAGCCAGGGAGAGATAAATTTTTATCTTTATCCTGAGGCGGCACCGGTTACAGTTGTAAACTTTATAAATCTTGCCCAGAGAGGCTACTATGACAACAATAAAATCCACAGGGCAGTGGACAACTTTATCGTGCAAGCTGGAGATCCAACTGAGACAGGAACAGGAGGACCTGGCTACACTATACCAGACGAGATAGTAGGTTGGCTTGATTTCTACCAGCAGGGGATGCTGGCGATGGCCAATGCAGGCCCAGGAACAGGAGGATCACAATACTTCCTAACTCTTTACCCGGCAGATTGGCTTAATGGAAAACATACAATTTTTGGAGAGTATGTGGCTGATAAAGATTTTGAAATAATGAAAAAATTGGAGTACGGAGATATAATAAAGGAGATAAAATTTACTGGAGATATTGATTTTTTACTTTCTTTATATAAAGATGATATAGAAAAGTGGAATAGTATCCTTGATGAGGGATTTCCAAATCTAAAAAAATATCCCATTAAAAATCCTGAAGAATTTGGTGGACAGGCAGCACAGTATAGAGCGGAACTTGAAAAAATTTATGCTGTAAAAGAGAAAGAAACCAAAGAAAAAAAAGAAAGTTTCATTCCAAGATTCCTAAGATCAGTTGAAAAGAAGTTTAAGGTAGAAAAATCTGATAATGAAAACCTATCTGGGGAAACTGATGCTATCGATCCAAACATTGAATAA
- a CDS encoding GNAT family N-acetyltransferase gives MIIRYVEDRDAESIAKIYNYYVENTAFTGDETPFSVDHMKNRIKDISKDYPWLVLEENSEILGYIYLNQWRFRSAYRHSAELSVYIRNGVRTNGLGSKLFSSLLKELKKKNLHTIISAIVLPNNASISLHEKFGFKKVAHFKEVGYKFEKWLDLGYWELIL, from the coding sequence ATGATTATAAGATACGTTGAAGATAGAGATGCTGAGAGCATAGCAAAGATATACAACTATTACGTTGAAAATACAGCCTTTACGGGTGACGAAACTCCTTTTTCTGTAGATCACATGAAAAATAGAATTAAAGATATTTCAAAAGACTATCCCTGGCTTGTCTTAGAAGAAAATTCTGAAATACTAGGTTATATCTATCTCAATCAGTGGAGATTCAGAAGTGCCTACAGACATTCTGCAGAACTTTCGGTATATATTCGAAACGGTGTAAGAACTAACGGCCTTGGATCAAAACTCTTTAGCTCTTTATTAAAAGAATTAAAGAAAAAAAACTTGCATACTATAATAAGTGCCATTGTGCTTCCCAACAATGCCAGCATCAGTCTTCATGAAAAGTTTGGATTCAAAAAAGTAGCACATTTCAAGGAAGTGGGATACAAATTTGAAAAATGGCTAGACCTAGGATACTGGGAACTTATTTTATAA
- a CDS encoding Rnf-Nqr domain containing protein produces MTPDIHPFTLLLASIFTSNILLANFLGMCSFISISKDMTSSNGLGMAVTGVLTLTSMINWIILKYILIPLDLLYLRFIVFIVVIAATVQILEMVIDRLSPSLYIALGIFLPLITVNCAILGVSLFIEIRNYNFIQTASYAFGSGLGWWLAIMALSAIQKKTKNSPVPAGLEGPGITLVTIGFMAMAFIGFSGMLIVQ; encoded by the coding sequence ATGACACCTGATATACATCCTTTTACCCTTCTTTTGGCTTCTATCTTCACAAGTAATATACTCCTAGCAAATTTCCTTGGCATGTGTTCCTTTATATCAATATCAAAGGATATGACATCATCAAACGGTCTCGGCATGGCGGTCACAGGAGTTCTTACTCTTACTTCTATGATAAACTGGATCATTTTAAAATATATCTTAATTCCATTGGACCTTCTTTATTTGAGGTTTATCGTTTTTATAGTAGTCATTGCAGCTACAGTACAAATTCTTGAGATGGTCATAGACCGTCTTTCTCCTAGCCTCTATATTGCCTTGGGAATATTCCTCCCTCTGATTACTGTAAACTGTGCCATCCTGGGAGTTTCTCTGTTTATTGAGATAAGAAATTACAACTTCATTCAGACAGCTTCCTATGCTTTTGGTTCAGGATTAGGCTGGTGGCTGGCTATAATGGCCCTTTCAGCAATACAAAAGAAAACAAAAAACTCACCTGTTCCTGCAGGTCTTGAGGGCCCTGGCATTACTTTGGTCACAATAGGATTTATGGCAATGGCATTTATAGGTTTTTCTGGAATGCTTATCGTACAATAG
- a CDS encoding FMN-binding protein — MKKDSLVYTVIFSFTITFVFVFILAVAHKGTAEMVKKYQKISEAKAYLSASGIKLNPDEDPEVKFSEIFGSDFKDKEVLTAKVGNENIFLSRFSGKGLWGTISGVIAVNSNIDKIIGIEITSHSETPGLGGRIEESWFLNQFKDEKVPDNIQIVMGTGRGDTISDNGLVDGITGATRTSESVENIINNKLLQLRNLKRRGEI; from the coding sequence ATGAAAAAAGATTCTCTTGTATATACAGTGATCTTTAGCTTTACCATTACGTTTGTTTTTGTTTTTATTCTTGCTGTAGCCCACAAGGGAACAGCTGAAATGGTAAAGAAATATCAAAAAATTTCTGAAGCGAAAGCCTATCTGTCTGCCTCAGGTATAAAATTAAACCCTGATGAAGATCCAGAGGTGAAATTTTCTGAAATTTTTGGGAGTGATTTCAAGGATAAGGAAGTATTAACTGCCAAGGTAGGAAATGAAAATATTTTCCTTTCAAGATTTTCAGGAAAAGGCCTCTGGGGAACTATCTCTGGTGTCATTGCCGTCAATAGTAACATCGATAAAATAATTGGAATAGAGATCACATCTCATTCTGAAACTCCAGGTTTAGGTGGGAGGATAGAAGAATCTTGGTTTTTAAATCAGTTTAAAGATGAAAAAGTTCCAGACAATATACAAATAGTCATGGGAACCGGCAGAGGTGATACTATTTCTGATAATGGCCTAGTTGACGGGATAACTGGAGCCACAAGAACCAGCGAATCAGTTGAAAATATAATCAATAACAAACTTTTACAGTTGAGAAATTTAAAAAGGAGGGGGGAGATTTGA
- a CDS encoding putative peptidoglycan glycosyltransferase FtsW: MKIEKQSMYYEKMSLEKRLSMDKEIKKNKARRLVIWICLGIFIGISLLNIVSASFYSATYSYRGGSSFQFLVKHFIWFVVAIVTFVITNKIPYTFYKKKPTIRFALIISILLLLAVLIGAKVAPKLVPVINGAIGWIRLGPFSVQPAEFLKIPYIVILAKLFENGEKKDFKNGEIIINTVPIYFLFIFLIIMQGDLGTVIHYTSILFFMLFLSKISKKIVAGFIGVASVSLVSGLGYVNYFINDTQGLGYRVKRIKSYLDGLLQGKYGNDVGYQVGQSLIAMGSGGIFGKGYANGVQKYSYLPEIHTDFILASLGEEWGFAGVLLIMILFYTIFSLSMTIAAESRDYFAKYLVAGMASLIFTQLLINSFVVTGLMPVTGIPFPIFSYGGSSLITVFAALGIVLNVNKKNLLEKYGAY, encoded by the coding sequence ATGAAAATAGAAAAGCAAAGTATGTATTATGAAAAAATGTCTCTAGAGAAAAGACTGAGTATGGATAAAGAAATAAAAAAAAATAAGGCCAGAAGGCTTGTAATATGGATATGTCTGGGAATTTTTATTGGTATAAGTCTTTTAAATATAGTGAGTGCTAGTTTCTACTCGGCGACCTACAGTTATAGAGGTGGTTCATCTTTCCAGTTTTTAGTAAAGCATTTTATCTGGTTTGTTGTTGCTATAGTGACATTTGTGATAACGAATAAGATCCCCTATACTTTTTATAAAAAAAAGCCAACAATAAGATTTGCCCTCATAATTTCTATACTCCTTTTGTTGGCTGTTTTAATAGGAGCCAAGGTTGCTCCCAAATTAGTTCCTGTGATAAATGGAGCCATAGGATGGATAAGATTAGGCCCCTTTAGTGTACAGCCAGCTGAATTTTTGAAAATTCCTTATATAGTAATTTTGGCAAAATTGTTTGAAAATGGTGAAAAAAAGGATTTTAAAAATGGTGAAATAATAATAAACACAGTGCCTATATACTTTTTATTTATTTTTTTAATAATAATGCAAGGTGACCTGGGAACGGTAATTCATTATACATCAATACTATTTTTTATGCTTTTTCTGTCTAAAATATCCAAAAAAATAGTAGCAGGTTTTATAGGTGTTGCATCGGTATCACTTGTATCAGGTTTAGGCTATGTCAATTATTTTATAAACGATACCCAAGGGTTAGGATATAGGGTGAAGAGAATCAAGAGCTACCTCGACGGTTTATTACAAGGTAAGTATGGAAATGATGTAGGATACCAAGTGGGACAATCTCTGATAGCAATGGGAAGCGGGGGGATATTCGGCAAGGGATATGCTAACGGTGTCCAAAAATACAGCTATCTTCCAGAGATACATACAGATTTCATATTAGCTTCTTTAGGTGAGGAGTGGGGCTTTGCAGGAGTTCTGTTAATAATGATTTTATTTTATACTATATTTAGCCTGTCTATGACTATCGCTGCCGAATCAAGAGATTATTTCGCAAAGTACCTTGTGGCTGGAATGGCAAGTCTTATTTTTACGCAGCTTTTGATTAATTCATTTGTTGTGACAGGGCTGATGCCAGTTACTGGAATCCCATTTCCGATATTCAGTTACGGAGGGAGTTCGCTGATAACTGTTTTTGCCGCACTGGGAATAGTATTAAATGTCAATAAAAAAAATCTACTTGAAAAATACGGAGCTTATTAG
- a CDS encoding 2Fe-2S iron-sulfur cluster binding domain-containing protein yields MDFLIAPLIVSAIAGGLAALISAVDKVVNNYGDVKIDINNGKKELEIKGGESLLSSLSSEGIYLPSACGGRGSCGACKCQIETDVGPILPTEFPYLSDEERANNTRLACQIKIKKDLNILIPEELFNVKQFTGSVLSIKDVTHDIKEVLVDIGEETIEFTSGMYIQLIVPPYGKIKDYNQRAYSISSKPSNKNQIEMLIRLVPGGIATTWVHNFLKEGDKIELIGPFGEFQRQETDAAMICIAGGSGMAPFKSILYDMFEKGETEREVWYFFGARTLKDLFYLKEMRELETKWKNFHFIPALSEPQEDEEWTGETGLITDILDKYLQEKTSHIENKEAYLCGSPGMINACIEVFNSNGISEDKIYYDKFA; encoded by the coding sequence ATGGATTTTCTAATTGCTCCTTTGATTGTCTCGGCAATAGCCGGTGGATTGGCAGCCCTTATATCCGCAGTGGATAAGGTGGTCAATAACTACGGAGATGTCAAAATTGACATAAACAACGGAAAGAAAGAACTTGAAATAAAAGGCGGTGAATCCCTTCTCTCATCTTTGTCTTCAGAAGGTATATACCTTCCCTCTGCTTGTGGAGGACGGGGAAGCTGTGGAGCTTGCAAATGCCAGATTGAAACAGATGTAGGACCCATTCTCCCCACTGAATTTCCATACCTTTCAGATGAAGAAAGGGCAAATAACACTAGATTGGCATGTCAGATAAAAATAAAAAAAGATCTCAACATTCTGATCCCTGAAGAACTTTTTAATGTAAAGCAGTTCACAGGAAGTGTTTTGAGTATAAAGGACGTAACTCACGATATAAAGGAAGTCCTTGTGGATATAGGAGAGGAAACTATCGAGTTTACTTCTGGAATGTATATACAGCTTATTGTCCCTCCCTACGGAAAAATAAAAGACTATAATCAAAGAGCCTATTCAATCTCTTCTAAACCTTCTAATAAAAACCAAATTGAGATGCTCATAAGATTGGTCCCAGGCGGTATTGCCACAACATGGGTTCATAACTTTCTAAAAGAAGGGGACAAAATAGAGCTTATAGGTCCCTTCGGTGAATTTCAGAGGCAGGAAACCGATGCTGCAATGATCTGTATTGCAGGAGGGTCTGGCATGGCCCCCTTTAAATCTATTTTGTATGATATGTTTGAAAAAGGTGAAACAGAAAGGGAAGTTTGGTACTTTTTTGGAGCTCGGACTTTAAAAGATCTTTTTTATTTAAAGGAGATGAGGGAGCTAGAAACAAAGTGGAAAAACTTTCACTTTATTCCTGCACTGTCTGAACCTCAGGAAGATGAAGAATGGACTGGTGAAACTGGTCTCATAACAGATATTTTGGATAAATATCTGCAAGAAAAAACATCTCATATAGAAAACAAAGAGGCTTATCTCTGTGGAAGTCCAGGAATGATAAATGCCTGTATTGAAGTTTTTAACAGCAACGGAATCTCTGAAGATAAAATTTATTATGATAAATTTGCATAG